One Cydia splendana chromosome 23, ilCydSple1.2, whole genome shotgun sequence DNA window includes the following coding sequences:
- the LOC134801849 gene encoding uncharacterized protein LOC134801849 gives MVYPVVHKFVKMLESTCPVLLKLLCLSLLVCSVQGLQLDSQASTRRPRVTKYSRTTVAPGGTTEAVTERSISTATYRLQGSGGETCILLTVDALIDISYLTKLNERADANTFVPNNANVGGVCKEGDAEQLVISFKDFTLEFSFAKTPGGERWYSGNIKLSYNSSARILEHAAKQGRRVVLTTDSRNLLFPTPVGKSFFCPEETVIDLNEDETSPATAHKAKLYLRQMRLQAFMFKRDGEFGPPWHCSDSARARSETAPVAVGAALAIATAGTLVCYAIWRYLKVKKVQYDTME, from the exons CGCTGCTGGTGTGCTCGGTGCAGGGCCTGCAGCTGGACAGCCAGGCCTCCACGCGAAGGCCGAGGGTCACGAAATACAGCAGAACGACCGTCGCTCCGGGTGGCACAACG GAGGCGGTGACAGAACGGAGTATATCAACGGCGACTTACCGCCTGCAGGGCAGCGGCGGGGAGACATGCATCCTGCTTACAGTAGACGCGCTTATAGATATCTCTTATCTTACCAAGCTGAACGAGCGAGCG GACGCGAACACATTCGTGCCGAACAACGCGAACGTGGGGGGTGTATGCAAGGAGGGGGACGCCGAGCAGCTCGTCATCTCCTTTAAGGACTTCACACTCGAGTTCTCGTTCGCTAAG ACACCAGGCGGCGAGCGCTGGTATTCCGGCAACATCAAACTGAGCTACAACTCCAGCGCCAGGATCTTAGAGCACGCTGCCAAGCAAGGACGTCGGGTAGTTCTGACAACCGACTCTCGAAATCTTCTGTTTCCTACTCCGGTCGGCAAATCGTTCTTCTGTCCTGAGGAGACGGTTATAGACCTCAATGAGGATGAGACTAG tcCAGCCACCGCCCACAAAGCCAAGCTGTACCTCCGCCAAATGCGTCTCCAAGCCTTCATGTTCAAACGCGATGGCGAATTCGGTCCACCCTGGCACTGTTCGGACTCAGCCCGAGCGCGCTCCGAGACCGCTCCCGTCGCCGTCGGTGCTGCGCTCGCGATAGCCACCGCTGGTACTCTGGTCTGTTACGCTATCTGGCGCTATTTGAAGGTCAAGAAGGTACAATATGACACGATGGAGTGA